The Candidatus Neomarinimicrobiota bacterium genome includes a window with the following:
- a CDS encoding heavy-metal-associated domain-containing protein, with the protein MNNYKLIATLVIAATLLMSCGSKPESALPEDWAGRGEIRVYEVFGMDCPGCHGGLEKQLNALEGVVESRADWTSQQVMVLVEVGVEVSDANIHEGMKRANFTPGERLQ; encoded by the coding sequence ATGAATAATTATAAGCTAATAGCGACCCTTGTTATTGCAGCTACCCTTCTAATGTCATGCGGTAGTAAACCTGAATCCGCACTCCCTGAAGATTGGGCAGGTCGTGGTGAAATTCGAGTATATGAAGTATTCGGAATGGATTGCCCTGGGTGCCATGGTGGGCTTGAGAAGCAGTTGAATGCACTTGAAGGTGTTGTAGAATCCAGGGCGGACTGGACCTCTCAGCAAGTAATGGTATTGGTTGAAGTGGGCGTTGAAGTGTCTGATGCAAATATTCATGAGGGTATGAAGCGGGCTAACTTCACCCCTGGGGAACGGTTGCAGTAA
- a CDS encoding Glu/Leu/Phe/Val dehydrogenase, producing MSSPSFNAFGMAQSQFDNIAEMLDLDQASRDLLRTPMREYHFNIPIRMDDGNMKIFRGFRVQHNDARGPGKGGVRFHPMETIDTVRALSMWMTWKTAAVDIPLGGSKGGVICDPHNLSLHEQEQICRGWVRQIARNLGPVTDIPAPDVMTNAQHMLWMLDEYETIFGGRYPGFITGKPIGVGGSLGRKEATGYGVVITLREMLKEMNIRPMDTTASIQGFGNVSQYAIELYHQLGGKTICVSSWDQEDQKSYSFRKKDGIDLEALQGITNSFGGIDKQKAQDIGYEVLAGDDWLKQDVDILIPAAMENQITKDNVESISNQVKIIAEGANGPTEPGADVIIKNRGIQIIPDLIANAGGVTCSYFEQVQNNMNYYWPRDEVLSKLDAKMTTSYIAVSKLSKNKKLYMRDAAYVIAIGRVVQASKDRGWI from the coding sequence ATGAGCAGCCCCTCTTTTAACGCTTTTGGAATGGCTCAATCTCAGTTTGATAATATCGCTGAAATGCTCGATTTGGATCAGGCTTCCAGGGATTTACTCAGAACTCCTATGAGAGAATACCACTTCAACATCCCAATCCGCATGGATGATGGAAACATGAAGATATTCAGGGGCTTCCGCGTTCAGCACAATGATGCCCGTGGTCCAGGTAAGGGAGGTGTCCGATTTCATCCCATGGAGACCATTGACACGGTTAGAGCGCTTTCGATGTGGATGACATGGAAAACTGCTGCAGTGGATATCCCACTTGGTGGGAGTAAAGGTGGGGTCATCTGTGATCCACACAATTTGAGTTTGCATGAACAAGAGCAAATATGTCGTGGATGGGTACGGCAGATAGCTCGAAATCTTGGACCAGTTACGGATATTCCAGCACCAGATGTAATGACCAATGCTCAGCATATGTTGTGGATGCTGGATGAATATGAGACGATTTTCGGCGGTCGTTATCCTGGCTTTATTACCGGAAAACCTATAGGTGTTGGTGGATCTTTGGGACGTAAAGAAGCCACCGGGTATGGTGTGGTCATTACTTTACGTGAAATGCTCAAGGAAATGAATATCAGACCGATGGACACTACTGCCAGTATTCAAGGATTTGGCAATGTCTCTCAATATGCTATAGAATTGTACCATCAATTAGGTGGCAAGACGATTTGTGTCTCAAGCTGGGATCAAGAGGATCAAAAGTCATACTCCTTTAGGAAAAAAGATGGGATAGACCTTGAGGCACTACAAGGTATTACCAATTCTTTTGGTGGAATCGATAAGCAGAAAGCACAAGATATTGGTTACGAAGTTCTGGCAGGGGATGACTGGCTAAAACAGGATGTAGATATCTTAATTCCGGCTGCGATGGAGAATCAGATAACCAAAGACAACGTAGAGAGTATCAGTAATCAAGTAAAAATAATTGCTGAAGGTGCCAATGGTCCAACTGAACCCGGAGCCGATGTAATTATTAAGAACCGCGGCATTCAAATTATCCCTGACCTCATTGCTAATGCCGGTGGTGTGACTTGCAGCTACTTCGAACAGGTTCAGAATAATATGAACTATTATTGGCCGCGTGATGAGGTGTTGAGTAAGCTGGATGCAAAGATGACCACTTCCTATATTGCTGTAAGTAAGCTATCCAAAAATAAGAAATTATATATGCGAGATGCTGCCTATGTCATTGCAATTGGACGAGTCGTTCAGGCATCTAAAGATCGTGGGTGGATTTAA
- a CDS encoding nucleotidyltransferase domain-containing protein: protein MKKKSRSALLLQELREREKELRCIYEIDEILNQQDSSIDELLNQIVHIIPSGWQYPDICQARITFEDQEYCSRKCVESNWGLQADIIIQDEKVGSVDISYIEERPNEVQGPFLKEEQDLIHSIARHIKIALQHRLLKNLFDRKGDVEKHDDEWVTILELLRNTDSPLLERLSRKMTNFLFLGGSEEAKELLEHFSPTYKEDDTGLVENLNQPRKRVQVQDLLPISERVFQIAVDTLGKNNALQAIQKWIREEKSSFLVNVLGDSKSSLNDISDAIGRYHHLDPSGTELSLPRQKAFQVSLVRRLLSDQTHFINVAKNYFNVNDFYELLNRVITPAKGSGKLGGKSAGVALADKILKASPKYKDLLENIKTPKTWYITSDGSRSFLVYNNLEEVFDQKYKEIAQIQFEYPHVIQVFKNSHLPPEIVRGLALALDDFGDSPLIVRSSSLLEDGLGAAFAGKYRSVFIANQGTKQERLIALIDAIAEVYASMFGPDPIKYRAERNLLDFHEEMGIMIQEVVGKKVGQYYFPAYAGVALSKNDFLWSPRIKPEDGLIRLVPGLGTGAVDRVGDDYPALIAPGQPKLSVNATLDEQIRYSPKAIDVINLTTNSFETIELRKMMSEIASEYPNITEVMSILDNDRFRKIMPLLDNLEESNLVVTFDVLKKQTHFIEQMHAILTVLEEILGVPVDIEFASDGDDLYLLQCRPQSYGEEYEPIDIPAGIPKDKILFSANRYVSNGLVKGITHVVYVDPESYSKLGSREELLNVGRAIGKLNQLLPRRCFILMGPGRWGSRGDIRLGVNVTYSDICNTAMLIEVARKQGSYVPDLSFGTHFFQDLVEASIRYLPLYPDEHGNVFNDNFFSGSSNILKQLLPEYASLADTIKVIDVNNSFSGQELSVFMNSSQNRAEAHITEPDQSNNVPVRRKKSTYTNIDAFNHWKWRMDIVKKIAGYLDPIRFGVKAFYVFGSVKNSTAGPESDIDILIHFQGTDQQKSDFLLWLKAWSLGISEMNFLCSGVKAGTLLDIHLVTDKDIENRSSFAAKINAVSDAALPLEMGHLVGNGTDTQTIRA, encoded by the coding sequence ATGAAGAAGAAAAGTCGCTCAGCATTATTACTCCAAGAGTTAAGGGAGCGTGAAAAAGAACTGCGTTGCATCTATGAGATAGATGAAATTCTTAACCAGCAAGACTCCAGCATAGATGAATTATTGAACCAAATTGTCCATATTATTCCCAGTGGATGGCAATATCCTGATATTTGTCAGGCTAGAATTACATTTGAAGATCAAGAGTATTGCAGTAGAAAGTGTGTTGAGTCTAACTGGGGACTTCAAGCTGATATCATTATCCAAGACGAAAAAGTCGGCTCCGTTGATATTAGTTATATCGAAGAGCGTCCCAACGAGGTTCAAGGCCCTTTCCTAAAAGAAGAACAGGATTTAATTCATTCAATAGCACGACACATTAAAATTGCTCTACAGCATCGTTTATTAAAGAACCTGTTCGATAGAAAAGGTGATGTTGAGAAGCACGATGATGAATGGGTTACCATACTTGAACTCCTCAGGAATACGGATTCACCCTTATTAGAACGTCTATCTAGAAAAATGACTAACTTTCTCTTCCTTGGGGGTAGTGAAGAGGCCAAAGAGCTGTTAGAACATTTCAGTCCGACCTATAAAGAAGATGACACTGGTCTTGTAGAAAATCTGAATCAGCCCAGGAAAAGGGTCCAGGTACAGGATCTTCTCCCCATAAGTGAAAGAGTATTTCAGATAGCTGTTGACACACTTGGAAAAAACAACGCACTTCAAGCTATCCAAAAATGGATAAGGGAAGAAAAATCCTCATTTCTGGTAAATGTTCTGGGAGATTCTAAAAGCAGTTTAAATGATATCTCAGATGCCATAGGACGGTACCATCATCTAGATCCCAGTGGTACTGAGCTGTCCCTTCCTCGCCAGAAGGCTTTTCAAGTATCATTAGTCAGAAGACTGCTTTCTGATCAAACCCATTTCATCAACGTGGCGAAGAACTATTTCAATGTAAACGATTTTTATGAGCTTTTGAATCGTGTAATAACCCCTGCAAAAGGCAGTGGGAAACTCGGTGGTAAAAGCGCTGGCGTTGCTTTGGCTGATAAAATATTAAAGGCCTCTCCTAAGTATAAAGATCTATTAGAAAATATTAAGACACCCAAAACCTGGTATATTACATCTGATGGGAGTAGAAGTTTCCTAGTATACAACAACCTGGAAGAAGTATTTGACCAGAAGTATAAAGAGATTGCCCAGATTCAGTTTGAATACCCCCACGTGATTCAGGTGTTTAAGAATTCACATCTCCCTCCTGAGATTGTCAGGGGTTTAGCTTTAGCCCTGGATGATTTTGGCGATAGTCCTCTCATCGTCAGAAGTTCCAGTTTGTTAGAGGATGGGCTTGGTGCTGCCTTTGCCGGAAAATATCGTAGCGTGTTTATTGCAAATCAAGGCACTAAGCAGGAGCGGTTAATCGCTTTGATCGATGCTATCGCAGAAGTTTATGCTTCAATGTTTGGACCCGATCCAATAAAATATCGTGCTGAGAGAAACTTGCTTGATTTCCATGAAGAGATGGGAATTATGATTCAGGAGGTTGTTGGTAAAAAAGTAGGCCAGTATTACTTCCCAGCTTACGCGGGAGTTGCATTGAGTAAAAATGACTTTCTATGGTCTCCCCGAATTAAACCGGAGGATGGATTGATTCGTCTTGTGCCAGGATTAGGAACCGGAGCTGTCGATCGAGTAGGGGACGATTATCCTGCATTGATAGCGCCTGGGCAACCGAAATTATCCGTTAATGCTACTCTTGATGAGCAAATTAGATATTCCCCTAAAGCCATAGATGTCATCAATCTAACAACCAATTCATTCGAAACGATTGAACTGCGTAAGATGATGAGTGAGATCGCATCGGAATATCCGAATATTACCGAAGTAATGTCCATTCTGGACAACGATAGATTCAGAAAGATCATGCCCTTACTTGATAACCTTGAAGAATCAAATTTGGTCGTTACTTTTGATGTGCTCAAGAAACAGACTCACTTTATTGAGCAGATGCATGCTATTCTTACTGTTCTAGAAGAAATATTGGGAGTGCCAGTTGATATTGAGTTCGCCTCTGACGGTGATGATCTGTACTTGTTGCAATGTCGACCTCAAAGCTATGGTGAAGAGTATGAGCCCATAGATATACCTGCAGGTATCCCTAAAGACAAAATTCTATTCTCAGCTAATCGTTACGTCTCAAACGGTCTGGTTAAAGGCATTACCCATGTTGTCTATGTTGATCCAGAAAGCTATAGTAAGCTTGGATCAAGAGAGGAATTGCTTAATGTTGGACGAGCTATAGGAAAGTTAAATCAACTACTGCCGCGTAGATGCTTTATTCTCATGGGACCTGGACGCTGGGGTAGTCGTGGTGATATCAGGTTGGGTGTTAATGTTACCTACTCTGATATTTGTAATACAGCTATGCTCATTGAAGTCGCCCGCAAACAAGGAAGTTATGTTCCAGATCTTTCGTTTGGGACGCACTTCTTTCAAGATCTGGTTGAGGCTTCCATTCGGTATTTGCCCTTATACCCAGATGAACATGGAAATGTCTTTAACGATAATTTCTTTTCAGGATCAAGCAATATTCTTAAGCAGCTACTGCCGGAATACGCTTCCCTCGCTGATACTATAAAAGTCATTGATGTAAATAACTCCTTTAGTGGTCAAGAATTGTCCGTTTTTATGAATTCAAGCCAAAACAGAGCGGAAGCTCATATTACTGAGCCAGATCAAAGCAATAATGTACCAGTTCGAAGGAAGAAATCCACCTATACCAATATTGACGCTTTCAATCATTGGAAATGGCGTATGGATATAGTCAAGAAAATAGCCGGTTATCTGGATCCAATCAGATTTGGCGTAAAAGCCTTTTACGTATTCGGAAGTGTGAAAAATTCCACGGCAGGTCCTGAGAGCGATATTGATATTTTGATACATTTTCAAGGAACTGACCAACAGAAGTCCGATTTTTTATTATGGCTAAAAGCATGGAGTTTAGGAATTTCAGAAATGAATTTCCTATGCTCTGGCGTGAAAGCGGGTACGCTTTTGGATATTCATCTGGTAACAGATAAGGATATAGAAAACC